The following DNA comes from Candidatus Binatia bacterium.
TCGAGTCGGCACTCGCGAGCCGCGCCTATGACGACGGACCACTCCCGATCGGCGCAAAGCAGACGATCTCCCAACCTTACATCGTCGGTCTCATGACCGAGGCCGCCGAGCTCAAGGGACCTGAAAAGGTTCTCGAAATCGGCACCGGCTCGGGCTATCAATCGGCGGTGCTCGCCGAGATGGCGGCCAATGTTTTCTCGGTCGAAAAGATTCGCTCGCTGTCGATCCGGGCGCGGGCGATTCTGGACGAGCTGGGTTACTACAACGTGGCGACTCACGTCGGCGACGGGACGATCGGGTGGTCCGATCACGCGCCCTACGACGCGATCCTCGTCACCGCCGGCTCTCCCGGCGCGCCCAGGCCGCTGGTTGAGCAACTGGCCATCGGCGGAAGATTGGTCATTCCGCTAGGAGACGAGCAGTCTCAGGTGCTCAAGAGAATCCGGCGCACGGAGGCGGGGCTCGTAGAGGAAGAATTGGGCGAATGCCGATTCGTCAAGCTCTGGGGGAAGTACGGTTGGGCGGATTGACGCGCAAAGCCGCTCTGCTCTCGATCTCTCTTCTATTTCCGCTTTCCTTTTTTTCTTGCGCGCCTCGTTCTTCGATTCCGCGCCACACGGGTCAGGGAATCTTTCACACCGTTCAGCCGGGCGAAAATCTTTTTCGCATCGGCAAGGCGTACGACATCACGTACCAGGAGCTGGCGCGGATCAACCGCATAGGGGACCCAAACCAGCTTCGCGTCGGCGATAAAGTTTTTATTCCCGGCGCGGCGCGCCAACTCCCCGTAGAGATCATCACTCCTTCGACCGTTTCCCTGAAGCGGACAATCCCCGCGGAGCCGAGGGACGGGGCACGACCCGCACTGGTCTTGCCCGTCTCGGGAAACGTTTCGTCGGGATTCGGACAGCGCGGCGCGAGCTTTCACGACGGGGTCGATATCCTGGCGCCTGAAGGCACGCCGATTCGGGCCGTGGAGAGCGGCGAGGTTATTTACAGCGACCAGCTTCGCGGCTACGGCAACATGATCATTATCCGTCACGCCAACGGAATCGTTTCCGTTTATGCGCATAACCGCACTAACCGCGTCGCCGAGGGGCGAACGGTGGCTAAAGGAGAAGTCATCGCGGAAGTCGGCAGCACCGGTAGGGCGTCTGCTCCTCATCTCCATTTCGAGATCCGCAGAGACAACGTCGCCGAAGACCCGCTGAACTATTTGAAACAATAGGGTTTGAGAGAGATCCTTCACTTCGTTAATCAGGATGACACTCTCTAATGTCATTCTGATGAGCGGAGCGAAGAATCTCTATCGCGCTATTTGGATTGACTTTGTTCGGCATATGTCTAACAGTTGTTCGTGGTGAGCGATCTGAAAAATATCAGAACCGACGTGGTCGGCAGTCTGCTGCGGCCGGCTTTTTTGAAACAGGCGCGCGAGCGCTGCGACGCGGGAAAAATCAGCGAAGAGGAGCTGCGCCGCGTCGAAGACGACGCCGTGCGCCAGGCGGTGGCGCTTCAGGAAGGGGCCGGTTTGGAAGTCATTACCGACGGCGAGATGCGCCGCCTCAATTTTCAGGACAGCTTCGGCGCCTCGGTGACGGGCTTCGACGCCGGCCGCGCCGACATCAAATTTTACGAGAAGCGCGTCGAGGGCGCCGAGCCCCTGCGCCGCTGGGAATTTCCCGAGGACGAAGCCAAGGCAACGGCGGTGGCGCAGCGAAGGCCCGTGATAGAAAAGCTGCGCCTCGCGCGCAACGTTCCGCTGGAGGAATATGTTTTCGTCAGCCGCCTGGCGCGCGCGCCGGCCAAAGTCACGCTCATCGGCCCGGACCGCGTCACGCAGCGCTTCGACCACCAGGCGTCGATTAAAATTTACCCCGCCGTCGACGATTTCGTCGCCGACGTCGTGCGCATTCAGCGCGAGATGATCCGATCCTTGGTTGACGCGGGCTGCCGTTACGTGCAGATCGACGCGCCGGGATATACCGCCTATGTGGATCGTCCGTCTCTTCAGGCCATGCGCGCGCGCGGCGAAGATCCGATGGAGAACTTCGCGCGCTCGCTCAAGGCGGACAACGACGCGATTCGCGGCTTCGACGGAGTGACCTTCGGCATTCACATCTGCCGCGGCAATCAGCGCAGCATGTGGCACCGCGAAGGCAGCTACGATCCGATCGCGGAGAGACTGCTGAACGAGCTGGATCACGATCGTTTTCTTCTCGAA
Coding sequences within:
- a CDS encoding protein-L-isoaspartate(D-aspartate) O-methyltransferase, giving the protein MPPERVPSNYNRAREKMVQEQVIARGIKDPRVIEAMRKVPREYFVESALASRAYDDGPLPIGAKQTISQPYIVGLMTEAAELKGPEKVLEIGTGSGYQSAVLAEMAANVFSVEKIRSLSIRARAILDELGYYNVATHVGDGTIGWSDHAPYDAILVTAGSPGAPRPLVEQLAIGGRLVIPLGDEQSQVLKRIRRTEAGLVEEELGECRFVKLWGKYGWAD
- a CDS encoding methionine synthase yields the protein MVSDLKNIRTDVVGSLLRPAFLKQARERCDAGKISEEELRRVEDDAVRQAVALQEGAGLEVITDGEMRRLNFQDSFGASVTGFDAGRADIKFYEKRVEGAEPLRRWEFPEDEAKATAVAQRRPVIEKLRLARNVPLEEYVFVSRLARAPAKVTLIGPDRVTQRFDHQASIKIYPAVDDFVADVVRIQREMIRSLVDAGCRYVQIDAPGYTAYVDRPSLQAMRARGEDPMENFARSLKADNDAIRGFDGVTFGIHICRGNQRSMWHREGSYDPIAERLLNELDHDRFLLEYDSPRAGGFEPLRFVPKDKVVVLGLISTKVPQLERVDDLKRRIDEAGRYIPLEQLAISPQCGFASDVIGNLISEDDQKRKLELVVETARQVWTGR
- a CDS encoding LysM peptidoglycan-binding domain-containing M23 family metallopeptidase translates to MPIRQALGEVRLGGLTRKAALLSISLLFPLSFFSCAPRSSIPRHTGQGIFHTVQPGENLFRIGKAYDITYQELARINRIGDPNQLRVGDKVFIPGAARQLPVEIITPSTVSLKRTIPAEPRDGARPALVLPVSGNVSSGFGQRGASFHDGVDILAPEGTPIRAVESGEVIYSDQLRGYGNMIIIRHANGIVSVYAHNRTNRVAEGRTVAKGEVIAEVGSTGRASAPHLHFEIRRDNVAEDPLNYLKQ